One genomic segment of Paenibacillus sp. FSL H8-0332 includes these proteins:
- the recN gene encoding DNA repair protein RecN has translation MLETLSIRNLAVVEAVDVHFYPGFHVLTGETGAGKSIIIDALALIAGGRGSADSIRYGCEKAEMEALFSLPGSHPVWDTLERLGIGAEREEHLVVRREITSQGKSTSRVNGQMVNLSMLREIGEQLVNIHGQHEHQNLLKAERHLGLLDTYGEAVIGPLKADYQEKYTAFAKVEKELRELQESSQKAYQMLDLYRFQLEEISAAGLKPGEDELLAEERVKLSHSEKMMDSVSGAYELLYDKQGLESIGNVISRLEDAVRYDEKGLRAVFEQLQSAYYQLEDAAFQLRDYREEIEFNPARLDDIENRLDQITGLRRKYGDSVEQILEYYQQIERETDLLENKDEYTLKLTAKRDGLLHILMEAAGALSGARRQCATDLAAQVEVELKDLQMERTSLQVKMETLEDPRGMEYQGRRYRLTRQGIDSAEFMISPNPGEPLRPLGKIASGGELSRIMLAMKSIFARHDAIPVLIFDEVDTGVSGRAAQSIADKLYKLSSTCQVFSITHLPQVACMADHQYLIAKKVEDGRTMTEVDSLSAEGRVMELARMLGGVEITEKTLHHAQEMLGLAEASKAAVS, from the coding sequence GTGTTAGAGACATTGTCTATACGCAATCTGGCCGTGGTTGAGGCGGTGGATGTGCATTTTTATCCGGGGTTCCATGTCCTTACAGGGGAGACCGGTGCAGGGAAATCAATCATTATAGATGCGCTGGCACTCATTGCCGGGGGACGCGGTTCTGCTGACTCCATCCGGTATGGGTGTGAGAAGGCCGAAATGGAAGCGCTTTTCAGTCTGCCGGGAAGCCATCCGGTCTGGGATACGCTGGAGCGGCTGGGCATCGGAGCAGAGCGTGAGGAGCATCTGGTGGTCCGCCGGGAGATTACCTCTCAGGGGAAAAGCACCTCGCGCGTGAACGGCCAGATGGTCAACCTGAGCATGCTGCGTGAAATAGGGGAGCAGCTGGTCAATATTCATGGACAGCATGAGCATCAGAACCTGCTGAAGGCAGAACGTCACCTGGGCCTGCTGGATACCTATGGAGAAGCGGTGATCGGGCCGCTCAAAGCGGATTATCAGGAGAAATATACAGCCTTCGCCAAAGTGGAAAAAGAACTCCGGGAACTTCAGGAATCCAGCCAAAAGGCGTATCAGATGCTGGATTTGTACCGTTTTCAGCTGGAGGAAATTTCTGCTGCGGGACTAAAACCGGGAGAAGATGAATTACTTGCCGAAGAACGGGTAAAACTATCCCACAGTGAGAAAATGATGGATTCAGTATCCGGCGCATACGAGCTGCTGTATGACAAGCAGGGGCTGGAGTCCATTGGCAATGTAATCTCCAGGCTTGAAGATGCGGTGAGGTATGACGAAAAGGGTCTGCGGGCAGTCTTCGAGCAACTACAGTCGGCTTATTATCAGCTGGAGGATGCGGCGTTTCAGCTGCGCGACTACCGGGAAGAGATCGAGTTCAACCCGGCCCGGCTGGATGATATTGAGAATCGTCTGGACCAGATTACCGGCCTGCGTCGTAAATACGGAGATAGCGTTGAACAGATTCTGGAGTATTATCAGCAGATTGAGCGGGAGACTGACCTGCTGGAGAATAAGGATGAATATACCCTGAAATTAACGGCTAAACGCGATGGCCTGCTTCATATCTTAATGGAAGCGGCTGGAGCTCTAAGTGGAGCGCGGCGGCAATGTGCGACGGATCTTGCTGCACAGGTGGAGGTTGAGCTGAAGGATCTGCAGATGGAGCGGACCTCACTCCAGGTGAAGATGGAGACGCTTGAAGATCCGCGTGGTATGGAGTATCAGGGACGGCGGTACCGTCTGACCCGGCAGGGGATCGACAGCGCTGAATTCATGATCTCCCCGAATCCCGGCGAGCCGCTTCGTCCGCTGGGCAAGATCGCCTCAGGGGGGGAGTTGTCGCGGATCATGCTGGCGATGAAGAGTATTTTTGCACGGCATGATGCCATTCCTGTACTCATCTTCGATGAGGTGGATACCGGGGTCAGCGGACGGGCGGCCCAGTCCATTGCGGACAAGCTCTACAAGCTCTCCTCCACCTGCCAGGTGTTCTCCATTACCCATCTGCCGCAGGTGGCCTGTATGGCGGATCATCAGTACCTGATTGCCAAAAAAGTCGAAGATGGACGCACGATGACTGAGGTGGACTCCCTCTCGGCTGAAGGCCGCGTGATGGAGCTGGCCCGGATGCTGGGCGGTGTGGAAATTACCGAAAAAACATTGCATCACGCACAGGAGATGCTGGGTCTGGCCGAGGCCAGTAAGGCAGCTGTAAGCTAA
- the argR gene encoding transcriptional regulator ArgR — protein sequence MKGHRHIKIREIISQKEIETQDDLVEALREAGFQVTQATVSRDIKELLLIKVPMDDGRYKYSLPTDQRYNPTQKLKRVLVDNFVQIDFSANLVVMKCLPGTANSVAALIDNIDWPQIMGTISGDDTILIICRQPEDSKDVIAQIMGYIS from the coding sequence ATGAAGGGACACCGACATATCAAGATTAGAGAAATTATCTCGCAAAAGGAAATCGAAACCCAGGATGATCTGGTCGAGGCGCTGCGGGAAGCCGGATTTCAAGTTACCCAGGCTACCGTATCCCGCGATATTAAGGAACTGCTGCTGATCAAGGTGCCGATGGATGACGGCCGTTACAAATATTCCCTGCCCACTGACCAGCGTTACAACCCGACCCAGAAGCTAAAGCGGGTGCTGGTGGACAACTTTGTACAAATCGACTTTTCCGCGAATCTTGTGGTGATGAAATGTCTGCCGGGAACGGCTAATTCTGTGGCTGCGCTGATCGATAACATCGACTGGCCGCAAATTATGGGCACGATCTCCGGAGACGACACGATCCTGATTATCTGCCGCCAGCCGGAAGACAGCAAGGACGTCATTGCACAGATTATGGGTTATATTTCTTAA
- a CDS encoding TlyA family RNA methyltransferase → MEHPKERIDVLLVEQGFYDSREKAKAAIMAGLVLANEERIEKPGMKVLRSSVLRVKGALHPYVSRGGLKLEKALRQFSIELIGRNMLDIGSSTGGFTDCALQNGVAHVYAIDVGHNQLDWSLRNDDRVTVMEQTNFRYMTPPDLKGPVPDFASIDVSFISLKIILPPLMALLNRPADIAALIKPQFEAGREKVGKSGVVREPAVHKEVLVNVLSMAAELGYTLAGLTYSPITGGEGNIEFLAHWKLLPEATEQASAQQPSAAEAQPNNFAALADSVIKEANATFSAAGHGNSSKR, encoded by the coding sequence ATGGAACACCCTAAGGAACGAATTGATGTGCTGTTGGTGGAGCAAGGCTTCTACGACAGCCGGGAGAAGGCCAAGGCCGCCATTATGGCGGGTCTTGTGCTTGCGAACGAAGAACGGATCGAGAAGCCGGGGATGAAGGTGCTGCGGAGCTCTGTCCTCAGAGTCAAAGGAGCGCTGCACCCCTATGTCAGCCGCGGCGGCTTGAAGCTGGAGAAGGCCTTGCGGCAGTTCAGCATCGAACTGATCGGCAGGAACATGCTGGATATTGGCTCCTCTACAGGAGGCTTCACGGATTGTGCGCTTCAGAACGGTGTGGCCCATGTCTATGCTATTGATGTTGGACATAACCAGCTCGACTGGAGCCTGCGTAATGATGATCGGGTAACCGTAATGGAACAGACCAACTTCCGTTACATGACCCCGCCTGATTTGAAGGGACCGGTGCCTGACTTTGCAAGTATTGATGTATCCTTCATTTCACTAAAAATCATCCTGCCGCCGCTTATGGCGCTGCTGAATCGTCCTGCTGATATCGCTGCGCTGATTAAGCCGCAGTTCGAAGCCGGCCGCGAGAAGGTGGGCAAGTCTGGAGTCGTGCGCGAACCGGCTGTTCATAAAGAGGTGCTGGTAAACGTGCTGTCCATGGCAGCTGAACTGGGCTACACGCTTGCAGGACTTACGTATTCCCCCATTACCGGCGGGGAAGGAAACATTGAATTTCTGGCACACTGGAAGCTGTTGCCCGAAGCTACGGAGCAGGCTTCAGCGCAGCAGCCTTCTGCGGCTGAAGCACAGCCGAATAATTTCGCCGCGCTTGCCGACTCGGTCATTAAGGAAGCGAATGCAACCTTCAGCGCTGCGGGCCATGGAAACTCATCGAAGCGATGA
- the dxs gene encoding 1-deoxy-D-xylulose-5-phosphate synthase, translated as MLLPQINDPQQLKSYSVGELAVLAEEIRQFLIEKLSVTGGHLGSNLGVVELTLALHYCYDSPRDKMIYDVGHQAYVHKILTGRQDRFDTLRKQGGLCGFVKRTESEHDVWEAGHSSTSLSAAMGMAMARDLKGEDNKVIAVIGDGALTGGMAFEALNHIGHERRKLMVILNDNEMSIAPNVGAMHNYLSKIRSDRHYLRAKDEVEGLLKKIPAIGGRLAKTAQNVKDGLKNMLVPGVLFEELGFTYLGPVDGHDLEKMIDTFHQADNVSGPVLVHVLTTKGKGYKPAETDFYKSHAISPYKIESSQSIKAVEAVSHPMYTEVFGETLIELGRQDQRLIAVTPAMPGGSGLFPFAKEFPDRMIDVGIAEQHAATLCAALAMEGMKPVYAVYSTFMQRAYDQIVHDICRHNANVMFAIDRAGFVGADGETHQGVYDIAFMRHIPNMVLMMPKDENELRHMMKTALDYNEGPIAYRYPRINGTGVVLDAELHSLPIGTWERLRPGEDYAVLACGPMVQVAEEAAEVLKREGIQVGVVNARFLKPLDNSMLLELAHAGTGMVVLEEASQAGGLGSAVLEFFAEHEIYDAHVHLMGVPDIFVEHGSIKEQRQETGLTVEAVCARIKSMKGLSTYTYKSTSTS; from the coding sequence GTGCTGCTTCCACAAATAAACGATCCTCAGCAACTCAAGTCTTACTCAGTCGGAGAATTGGCTGTACTTGCGGAGGAAATTCGTCAGTTTCTGATCGAGAAGCTGTCTGTAACAGGGGGGCATCTCGGATCTAACCTCGGGGTAGTGGAACTCACGCTGGCCCTGCATTACTGTTATGACAGTCCCCGGGATAAGATGATATATGATGTCGGTCATCAGGCTTATGTGCACAAGATACTGACAGGCCGCCAAGATCGGTTTGATACACTTCGCAAGCAGGGCGGACTATGCGGCTTCGTCAAACGTACGGAGAGTGAGCATGATGTCTGGGAAGCCGGGCACAGCAGCACTTCTCTGTCGGCAGCAATGGGCATGGCTATGGCCCGTGACTTGAAGGGTGAAGACAATAAGGTAATTGCCGTGATCGGCGATGGTGCCCTCACCGGCGGAATGGCCTTTGAAGCGCTGAACCATATCGGCCATGAGCGCCGCAAGCTCATGGTGATCCTGAATGATAATGAGATGTCGATCGCGCCGAATGTAGGAGCCATGCATAACTACTTAAGCAAAATCCGTTCGGACCGCCATTACCTGCGGGCTAAGGATGAGGTCGAAGGTCTGCTGAAGAAAATTCCGGCCATCGGCGGTCGTCTGGCGAAGACTGCGCAGAATGTGAAGGACGGTCTGAAGAACATGCTGGTACCCGGTGTTCTGTTTGAAGAACTCGGATTTACCTATCTCGGACCCGTGGACGGTCATGATCTGGAGAAGATGATCGACACCTTCCATCAGGCGGATAATGTATCAGGGCCTGTGCTGGTTCATGTGCTGACGACGAAGGGCAAGGGTTACAAACCGGCTGAAACTGACTTCTATAAATCACATGCGATCTCGCCCTACAAAATTGAATCAAGCCAGTCCATTAAGGCCGTGGAGGCGGTCAGCCACCCGATGTATACCGAAGTTTTCGGGGAAACGCTGATTGAGCTCGGACGGCAGGATCAAAGACTGATTGCGGTCACACCGGCGATGCCGGGCGGCTCGGGGCTCTTCCCGTTCGCCAAGGAATTCCCGGACCGGATGATTGACGTCGGGATTGCTGAGCAGCATGCCGCCACCTTATGTGCGGCGCTGGCGATGGAAGGAATGAAGCCGGTGTATGCCGTCTATTCCACCTTCATGCAGCGTGCTTATGATCAGATTGTCCATGATATTTGCCGCCATAATGCCAATGTCATGTTCGCCATCGACCGTGCGGGCTTCGTCGGCGCGGACGGGGAGACTCATCAGGGCGTATACGATATTGCTTTTATGCGTCATATTCCGAACATGGTGCTTATGATGCCGAAGGATGAGAATGAGCTGCGCCACATGATGAAGACGGCGCTGGACTATAATGAAGGACCAATTGCTTACCGTTATCCGCGGATTAACGGCACCGGTGTGGTTCTGGATGCTGAGCTGCACAGTCTGCCTATCGGCACATGGGAGCGTCTGCGTCCCGGTGAGGATTATGCCGTGCTTGCCTGCGGCCCGATGGTTCAGGTGGCCGAAGAGGCGGCGGAAGTGTTGAAACGTGAAGGTATTCAGGTCGGTGTGGTGAATGCGCGCTTCCTGAAGCCGCTGGATAACTCCATGCTGCTTGAATTGGCGCATGCTGGAACGGGTATGGTGGTGCTGGAGGAAGCCAGCCAGGCTGGCGGCCTTGGCAGTGCGGTGCTTGAGTTCTTTGCAGAGCATGAGATATATGATGCGCATGTCCACCTGATGGGAGTGCCGGATATTTTCGTCGAGCATGGGTCGATTAAGGAGCAACGCCAGGAAACCGGCCTTACCGTTGAAGCCGTGTGCGCACGTATTAAGTCAATGAAGGGGCTCAGCACTTATACCTATAAGTCAACCTCCACCTCGTAA